From Spirosoma aerolatum, one genomic window encodes:
- the idi gene encoding isopentenyl-diphosphate Delta-isomerase, whose protein sequence is MVLVVDEQDHVLTTAEKWQAHADGSLHRAFSVQIFNQQGDFLLQQRAFEKYHSGGLWSNSCCGHPLQPADTIGDATRRLEEELGFQTTLQPVFTFQYRADVGDGLIENEIDHVFTGVYDGPIPFNPQEVSAIRWVSATDLAEEMAQHPSNFTVWFRILFEQLMNYQISPAN, encoded by the coding sequence ATGGTTCTAGTAGTTGACGAACAGGATCATGTACTGACTACCGCCGAAAAATGGCAGGCTCATGCAGATGGGTCGCTTCATCGCGCTTTTTCAGTCCAGATTTTCAATCAGCAGGGGGATTTTTTACTACAGCAGCGGGCTTTTGAGAAATACCATTCGGGTGGGCTGTGGTCGAATAGCTGCTGCGGGCACCCATTGCAACCAGCCGATACAATTGGTGATGCAACACGTCGGCTGGAGGAGGAGCTGGGGTTTCAGACAACGTTGCAACCTGTGTTTACCTTCCAGTATCGGGCAGATGTGGGAGACGGACTGATTGAAAACGAAATCGACCATGTATTTACCGGGGTATATGATGGTCCCATTCCGTTCAATCCGCAGGAAGTATCGGCTATTCGTTGGGTCAGTGCTACCGACCTGGCCGAGGAAATGGCCCAGCATCCTTCCAACTTTACAGTCTGGTTCCGAATTCTGTTCGAGCAGTTGATGAACTACCAAATCTCTCCTGCGAATTAA
- a CDS encoding LytR/AlgR family response regulator transcription factor has translation MKRSSAAQIQHKFEPDQILYLIGDVNYSTVYLCDGTAILSSRTLKWYHTKWPDFIRIHKATLINPQYIQSCHVISCILAQITMQNGATMTISRRRIHDVLGHLRLPYLRSATAHWNDYAVAEVKLA, from the coding sequence ATGAAACGGTCATCTGCTGCCCAGATTCAGCATAAGTTTGAACCGGACCAGATTCTCTATCTGATTGGAGATGTAAACTACAGTACGGTTTATCTATGCGACGGAACGGCCATTCTGTCGAGTAGAACTTTGAAATGGTATCATACCAAGTGGCCAGACTTTATTCGTATTCATAAGGCTACGCTAATTAACCCACAGTATATTCAGAGTTGCCATGTGATTTCCTGCATACTGGCACAGATTACCATGCAAAATGGCGCTACTATGACCATTAGCCGTCGACGTATTCACGATGTACTTGGTCATTTACGGCTGCCATATTTGCGATCTGCCACAGCCCACTGGAATGACTATGCAGTGGCTGAGGTAAAGCTGGCTTAA
- a CDS encoding ligand-binding sensor domain-containing protein → MGIRKILLLGIWLASASVSVGQINSADEGLHFSHLSAEQGLSQNAVLCIWQDKEGFLWVGTRDGLNKYDGYSFTVYKPDPSDPANTFSHNVITDICEDRTGRMWVATLGGGLHLFDRRSGKATAYRIINPERISLRNVMYSVKEDHEGMLWIASREGLTRFNPNSRTFTLYDSFNPTKPDIYAVQEDKHGQLWVGAQDGLYRFDPKTKTPTRVPLPVTITDTNRSISTMLAEPSGTLWVEANAGHLYRIDADGKAVRCPLPQPEQLQPRVNSLAGALLKDRAGQLWAAPPGLNRLLRLNPASHQWVQYQADQMQPGSLSSNTISALFQDQEGILWVGTNNGLDKVSPIPDKFRSYQIVPNISHVRLPQNSIRAIAQDHSGRIWLANESDGLVSFLPSTGQYRYYPANPAVSGQLYSHVVNAIWCDQSGGLWIGAGPFLHQYDPNTDRFIRYPCAISVRSIREGFAGELWIAGNGLARFDKQTHQFTYYRHDPKNPASLGDEGLILALPTRDGSVWAASTRRGISRLSIKTGRFRRYQPDYRQFTYALNDKDIRCIYQDRRGRIWIGTNQGGLNLYNPSTDTFSAFTTHQGLPSNHIAGILDDEAGNLWLATNQGICRFNPETGLCQNYDKSDGLQGNEFQEAYARGIHHELLMGGANGFSVFSPRSVQTNTRKPPVYITKVQIGARTVPLPQTSLVLAHDDNYLSFDFLALNFIHPEKNRYAYQLVGVDKNWIFCGTRRFVSYANLPPGTYQFRVKASNNDGLWNQVGTSLPITISPPFWRTAWFILLLISGIVGGVYLGFRYRVRQIQLEESQKTEVNKKMAELEMQALRAQMNPHFIFNSLNSINRFIMKNESESASAYLSKFSKLIRLILNRSTAALVTLESELDTLSLYLELESLRFSGRFTFAIQVDPAIETEYTEIPPMLIQPYVENAIWHGLMQKEAGGHILIRIQQQGKQLIGTVEDNGVGRRRAAEVKSKSATHTKSKGMQITADRLKLSQTLYGQQPTVAIHDLVDALGEPAGTRVVLTIPLV, encoded by the coding sequence ATGGGCATTCGCAAGATTCTCCTGCTTGGTATATGGCTTGCTTCCGCAAGCGTCAGTGTGGGTCAGATTAATTCTGCTGACGAAGGGCTTCATTTTTCGCATTTATCGGCTGAGCAGGGGCTCTCTCAGAATGCGGTTCTCTGCATTTGGCAGGACAAGGAAGGGTTTCTGTGGGTGGGTACTCGAGATGGCCTAAATAAATATGATGGCTATTCCTTTACGGTTTATAAGCCAGACCCTTCTGATCCCGCCAATACGTTTTCGCACAATGTAATCACCGATATTTGCGAGGATCGGACGGGAAGGATGTGGGTGGCCACATTAGGGGGTGGACTGCACCTGTTCGACCGACGAAGTGGAAAGGCAACCGCTTACCGGATCATTAACCCAGAGCGCATTTCCTTACGAAATGTGATGTATTCGGTTAAAGAGGACCATGAGGGAATGTTGTGGATTGCCTCCCGGGAAGGACTTACCCGCTTTAATCCAAACTCCCGAACCTTTACCCTATACGACAGCTTCAATCCTACAAAGCCTGATATATATGCTGTACAGGAAGATAAGCATGGCCAGCTATGGGTAGGGGCCCAGGACGGCTTATATCGATTCGATCCGAAGACAAAAACGCCAACGAGAGTACCACTTCCTGTAACCATTACTGATACCAATCGATCCATTTCAACGATGTTGGCCGAGCCCAGTGGTACGCTGTGGGTTGAGGCTAATGCAGGCCATCTGTACCGAATCGACGCAGATGGAAAGGCCGTTCGGTGCCCTTTACCCCAGCCTGAACAGCTACAGCCTCGAGTTAATTCGCTCGCTGGAGCGCTTTTAAAAGATCGGGCTGGGCAGCTATGGGCTGCTCCCCCAGGGCTTAATCGTCTACTACGACTGAATCCGGCCTCTCATCAGTGGGTTCAGTATCAGGCCGATCAGATGCAGCCTGGGAGCCTGAGTAGTAATACGATATCTGCCTTATTCCAGGATCAGGAAGGTATACTGTGGGTGGGTACCAACAATGGGTTAGATAAAGTAAGCCCGATTCCTGATAAATTTCGGTCTTATCAAATTGTCCCCAACATCAGTCACGTTCGGTTACCACAAAACAGTATTCGGGCGATTGCGCAGGATCATTCCGGGCGAATCTGGCTGGCCAACGAGTCGGATGGGTTAGTTTCCTTCCTGCCATCGACAGGGCAGTACCGGTATTATCCGGCTAACCCAGCGGTTTCTGGGCAGTTGTACAGCCATGTGGTCAATGCAATCTGGTGTGACCAAAGCGGGGGTTTATGGATTGGAGCGGGGCCGTTTCTACACCAGTATGACCCCAATACCGATCGGTTTATTCGGTATCCCTGCGCCATCAGTGTCAGGAGCATTCGGGAAGGATTTGCTGGGGAACTCTGGATTGCTGGAAACGGGTTGGCTCGTTTTGATAAACAAACCCATCAATTCACCTACTATCGCCATGATCCGAAAAACCCGGCTAGTTTAGGTGATGAGGGGTTAATACTGGCTTTGCCTACCCGTGATGGATCGGTCTGGGCAGCTTCGACCCGGAGGGGTATCAGTCGGCTTTCGATCAAAACAGGCCGTTTCAGACGTTATCAACCCGATTATCGGCAATTTACCTATGCATTGAATGATAAGGATATACGGTGTATTTATCAGGATCGGCGGGGGCGTATCTGGATAGGGACCAACCAGGGAGGATTAAATCTGTACAACCCCAGTACCGACACCTTTAGCGCATTTACTACGCATCAGGGATTGCCCAGCAATCATATTGCTGGTATTCTGGATGACGAAGCAGGTAATTTGTGGTTAGCGACCAATCAGGGTATCTGTCGATTCAATCCTGAAACCGGACTTTGTCAGAATTATGATAAAAGTGATGGACTACAGGGGAATGAATTTCAGGAAGCGTATGCTCGGGGTATTCATCATGAATTACTGATGGGTGGCGCGAATGGGTTTAGTGTATTTTCGCCCCGCAGCGTTCAGACGAACACCCGTAAGCCACCCGTATACATTACCAAAGTACAGATTGGGGCTCGTACAGTGCCGCTACCGCAAACTTCATTGGTATTGGCTCACGACGATAACTACCTTTCGTTCGATTTTCTGGCACTAAACTTTATTCATCCTGAAAAAAACAGATATGCCTATCAATTGGTAGGTGTCGATAAGAATTGGATTTTCTGTGGTACGCGTCGGTTTGTTAGTTACGCCAACCTCCCACCAGGGACGTATCAGTTTCGGGTAAAAGCTTCCAATAACGATGGTCTGTGGAATCAGGTGGGGACGTCACTACCCATTACCATCAGCCCCCCATTTTGGCGGACAGCTTGGTTCATACTGCTGCTTATCAGTGGTATAGTTGGGGGAGTATACCTGGGTTTTAGATACCGGGTACGGCAGATTCAGCTGGAAGAAAGTCAAAAGACGGAGGTGAATAAAAAGATGGCTGAACTGGAAATGCAGGCATTACGCGCCCAAATGAACCCTCATTTTATTTTTAACAGCCTGAATTCCATCAACCGATTCATCATGAAAAACGAGTCGGAATCAGCATCGGCCTATCTGTCAAAATTCTCAAAACTAATCCGGTTGATTCTAAACCGATCGACGGCTGCGCTGGTTACTCTGGAGAGTGAACTTGATACGCTTTCGCTGTACCTGGAGCTGGAGTCTCTCCGGTTTTCAGGTCGGTTTACCTTTGCTATTCAGGTCGATCCGGCTATTGAGACGGAGTATACTGAAATTCCTCCAATGTTAATTCAACCTTACGTAGAAAATGCTATTTGGCACGGGTTAATGCAGAAGGAAGCCGGAGGGCATATCTTGATCAGAATTCAGCAACAGGGGAAGCAGTTAATTGGCACAGTGGAAGATAATGGGGTTGGCCGGAGGAGAGCGGCCGAAGTGAAGAGTAAGTCGGCTACGCATACCAAGTCGAAGGGGATGCAGATTACGGCCGACCGATTGAAGCTAAGTCAAACCTTGTATGGGCAGCAGCCTACCGTCGCGATTCATGATCTGGTCGACGCCTTGGGTGAGCCTGCCGGTACGCGTGTGGTGTTGACCATTCCCCTCGTATAG
- a CDS encoding LytR/AlgR family response regulator transcription factor, whose protein sequence is MIKAVIIDDEEHCRETLSMQLDKYCPDITVVASFPSATEGLHYLQQTPPDLLFLDIEMPLMNGFELLEKLPAIPFAIIFTTGYDMYAIKAIRFSALDYLLKPIDRDDLQKAVGKFQRKSIAQMAQQIEILVEKLGAKKARQKIALPTAHGFDVIPTDIIIRCEADDNYTHVVLKTGKSLLVSRTLKEIEELLAGDGFLRIHQSHLINLDELQRYIRGEGGYVIMSDNSSVPVSRSRKEVLLNRFN, encoded by the coding sequence ATGATCAAAGCCGTTATTATCGACGATGAAGAACACTGCCGGGAAACCCTCTCCATGCAGTTGGATAAATACTGCCCTGATATTACCGTTGTCGCTTCTTTTCCTTCGGCAACGGAAGGGTTACACTATTTGCAGCAAACACCCCCTGATTTGTTGTTTCTGGATATTGAAATGCCCTTGATGAACGGTTTTGAGTTACTGGAAAAACTACCTGCCATACCATTTGCCATTATTTTCACGACGGGCTACGATATGTATGCCATAAAAGCCATTCGATTCAGTGCGCTGGATTATCTCCTCAAACCGATTGATCGGGACGATTTGCAGAAGGCAGTAGGCAAGTTTCAGCGAAAGTCCATCGCCCAGATGGCCCAGCAGATCGAAATACTGGTCGAAAAATTGGGTGCGAAAAAAGCCCGGCAAAAAATTGCTCTGCCAACGGCGCATGGTTTCGATGTGATTCCGACCGATATCATTATTCGCTGTGAAGCAGATGATAACTATACCCACGTTGTGTTGAAGACTGGCAAATCGCTATTAGTATCCCGGACATTGAAAGAGATCGAAGAGCTATTAGCGGGGGATGGATTTTTACGGATTCACCAGTCGCATCTTATCAATCTGGATGAGCTACAACGCTATATACGGGGTGAAGGGGGGTATGTTATCATGAGTGATAATTCGTCCGTTCCGGTTTCAAGGAGCCGCAAGGAAGTGCTCCTAAATCGATTCAATTAG
- a CDS encoding ATP-binding protein has translation MWFCIWRWLDQLLVLIPALRQAETIYVRSGLLIGCLVGLLGGFEADAQPSVNRFPSSHSAKPTIIHFEYFVDTTDRLTIGQITDPQLHWQSTPNSSLILGFTPHPVWCRFIVQQSTNVPSGYALELTNFYVDSLTLYQPDRRSGWHIQYSGDLIPLARRTPPTRYPTVFIRVQESTPQTFYARIQSTQHHSYQWRVWDQATFRTDRLPDVDRYITFSLAILLSLFQVALLLFMYQYVVLRSYAIFALAVGLSVLFASGYSSIFFPMSTYWAHTSHYATVGLLLPTLAYYVVQSYQLTKHIPRLVWLYAGFGAVGVVYTVLSFFVRHPYITWALIATLAIMMGFTLVLLIGLYWRGVRPAIWNVLALLITLPVYTYFYGRNAGFFTGSLSEETLRFLMFCCFASEPFFVVLMLWQATRERIRTAERLTHEQAQRETIQALDRLKTDFFTNVSHELRTPLTLLLGPLQMLYKRYPDHELYGLMYRNASRLQTLINQLLDLAKLDAHQMKHSPSLGDLVTDIQTWVAGFSTLAQSRSVQISLRQTQTHWSALYDADKIEKVLSNLISNALKYTPAGGSVTIDVAYLPTEVSIDVTDTGTGMSEKVLSRVFDRFYQGDRVNRLEVGTGIGLSITYELIRLMGGVISVESQPGVGTTFYVSIPVREAKEQLLVNENEPSANLLDLIGYSVNELDLGAEKQSVKKDGLANSFEKPLLLLVEDNDDLRLYLRIILATYYSLVEATDGQQALDMAVELLPDLIVTDLMMPRLDGLELCAALRADPRTDHIPVVMLTAKASVENRLKGLATGADEYLTKPFLPAELLVRLTNLLRRQTAQQAYWQRTLTSGLPQASLHRQETPDFSAPLLADSSPFLERLYTILEQHLDQSEFDVEQLADALAISSRTLNRKLKVILGFNTRETIRSYRLRRANEMLAQGVQPTQAAYAVGFGSLSSFGRAYKDQYGYAPSAHKSK, from the coding sequence ATGTGGTTTTGCATTTGGCGTTGGCTTGACCAACTATTAGTCTTAATTCCTGCTCTCCGGCAAGCTGAAACGATATATGTACGCTCAGGGTTGCTAATCGGCTGTCTGGTTGGACTTTTGGGTGGATTCGAAGCAGATGCGCAACCATCGGTAAATAGGTTTCCAAGCTCTCATTCAGCCAAACCTACCATCATTCATTTTGAGTATTTCGTTGATACCACCGATCGATTGACCATTGGGCAAATAACCGATCCACAGCTTCACTGGCAATCTACCCCCAACTCAAGCCTAATTCTAGGCTTCACACCGCATCCGGTCTGGTGCCGCTTTATCGTACAGCAATCGACGAATGTACCTTCCGGATATGCCCTTGAGCTGACAAATTTTTATGTTGACAGCCTTACGCTCTATCAACCTGATCGGCGTAGCGGCTGGCACATTCAGTATTCAGGCGATCTGATTCCATTGGCCCGGCGCACACCCCCAACACGCTATCCAACCGTATTTATACGCGTACAGGAGTCGACTCCCCAAACGTTTTATGCCCGTATTCAGTCAACGCAGCATCATAGTTATCAATGGCGTGTGTGGGATCAGGCGACATTTCGTACGGATCGATTGCCGGATGTTGATCGCTATATCACGTTTTCGCTGGCCATATTATTATCTCTCTTTCAAGTTGCGCTGCTGTTGTTCATGTATCAATATGTGGTGCTGCGGTCCTACGCCATTTTTGCGCTGGCAGTGGGACTAAGTGTATTATTTGCTTCGGGCTATTCAAGTATATTCTTTCCCATGTCAACCTATTGGGCTCATACAAGCCATTATGCAACGGTGGGCCTATTGCTGCCAACGCTGGCTTACTACGTCGTTCAATCGTATCAATTGACAAAGCACATTCCTCGGCTGGTCTGGTTGTATGCGGGATTCGGTGCCGTAGGAGTCGTATATACGGTACTCAGTTTTTTTGTCCGCCACCCATATATAACCTGGGCGCTAATTGCTACGCTGGCAATTATGATGGGCTTTACCCTGGTGCTTTTGATCGGTTTATACTGGCGAGGAGTACGACCCGCTATCTGGAACGTGTTGGCTCTACTGATTACATTGCCGGTCTATACGTATTTTTATGGACGCAATGCTGGCTTTTTCACCGGTTCGCTCAGTGAAGAAACTCTCAGGTTTCTGATGTTTTGCTGTTTTGCCAGCGAACCGTTTTTTGTTGTTTTAATGCTATGGCAGGCTACCCGCGAACGCATTCGTACGGCCGAGCGCCTTACGCATGAACAGGCACAACGCGAAACCATTCAGGCACTCGACCGGCTTAAAACCGACTTTTTTACCAACGTATCCCATGAACTTCGTACCCCACTTACGCTGCTGTTAGGGCCATTGCAAATGTTGTACAAGCGTTACCCCGACCATGAGCTGTACGGGCTTATGTACCGGAATGCTAGTCGACTTCAAACACTCATCAATCAACTGCTTGATCTGGCTAAACTGGATGCCCATCAGATGAAACATTCTCCGTCTTTGGGGGATCTGGTTACTGATATTCAGACTTGGGTAGCTGGGTTCAGTACATTGGCGCAAAGTAGATCGGTACAGATAAGTTTACGACAGACACAAACCCATTGGTCTGCTTTGTACGATGCTGATAAAATTGAGAAAGTTTTATCGAATCTGATTAGTAATGCCCTTAAATATACACCCGCTGGAGGCTCTGTTACGATTGACGTTGCATACCTGCCAACGGAGGTGAGCATCGATGTGACTGATACAGGTACAGGCATGTCGGAAAAAGTGCTGTCGAGAGTATTTGATCGGTTTTATCAGGGCGATCGTGTCAATCGACTGGAGGTTGGAACAGGCATTGGTCTTTCAATAACCTATGAACTGATCCGGTTGATGGGGGGCGTCATCTCAGTGGAAAGCCAGCCTGGAGTGGGAACGACATTTTATGTGTCGATACCAGTTAGGGAAGCGAAAGAGCAACTCCTGGTAAATGAAAACGAACCGTCGGCCAACCTATTGGATCTGATCGGCTATAGCGTTAATGAACTGGATCTAGGTGCTGAAAAACAGAGTGTTAAGAAGGATGGATTGGCAAACTCATTTGAAAAGCCACTTCTTTTGCTTGTGGAAGACAATGACGACCTCCGTTTGTACCTGCGAATTATTCTGGCAACTTACTATTCATTAGTCGAAGCAACTGACGGTCAGCAGGCATTGGATATGGCCGTTGAGTTGCTCCCGGACCTTATTGTGACCGATCTAATGATGCCCCGACTTGATGGATTGGAGCTGTGTGCCGCTTTGCGGGCCGACCCACGTACCGATCACATTCCTGTAGTAATGCTCACTGCCAAAGCAAGCGTAGAGAATCGGCTCAAAGGACTTGCGACAGGGGCGGATGAGTATCTGACCAAACCCTTTTTGCCTGCCGAATTGTTGGTGCGGCTAACGAACCTCCTCCGGCGGCAGACGGCCCAGCAGGCTTATTGGCAACGGACATTGACGAGTGGCCTACCTCAGGCCAGTTTGCATAGACAGGAAACCCCTGACTTTTCAGCCCCGCTTTTGGCTGATAGCTCCCCTTTTTTAGAGCGATTATATACGATTTTGGAGCAGCACCTCGATCAGTCTGAGTTTGACGTTGAGCAGTTGGCCGATGCGCTGGCGATAAGCAGCCGGACCCTCAACCGAAAACTTAAGGTCATTCTCGGCTTCAATACGCGGGAAACGATTCGTTCGTATCGGCTCCGGCGGGCTAATGAGATGCTGGCGCAAGGAGTTCAACCGACACAGGCTGCGTATGCGGTTGGATTTGGGAGTTTGTCTTCGTTTGGCAGGGCGTATAAAGATCAGTATGGATACGCTCCATCGGCTCATAAGAGTAAGTAG
- a CDS encoding LytR/AlgR family response regulator transcription factor — MPQVAVQTQPAFDPSQVMYLAGDVNYCFIYLKGGKQILSSRTLKWYHQRWPQFIRIHKGYLVNPAYVRRWMIISPVLAFTIMTDGVSLSVGRRRIAAISNQLAGPAPLAS; from the coding sequence ATGCCGCAAGTAGCCGTTCAAACTCAGCCTGCCTTTGATCCGTCTCAGGTTATGTACTTAGCAGGCGATGTCAATTATTGCTTCATTTACCTGAAGGGAGGTAAACAGATTTTATCAAGTCGTACCTTAAAATGGTACCATCAACGGTGGCCCCAGTTCATTCGCATACACAAAGGGTATCTCGTTAACCCGGCGTATGTACGGCGTTGGATGATAATATCACCTGTTTTAGCGTTCACGATTATGACCGATGGTGTATCGTTGTCAGTTGGACGTAGACGTATTGCCGCTATTTCGAATCAATTGGCTGGTCCTGCCCCGCTGGCATCCTGA
- a CDS encoding response regulator, with protein MKVLLVEDEERLASFIRKGISAEGYEVDVAYDGRAGLSLFRRDIYDIIILDVNIPLLNGFDLCQLIRSENEVVPVLMLTALDSLSNKTDGFNAGADDYLAKPFEFQELLLRLRALTRRNGPKQKQRLQLADLELNLDTKTVTRAGKRIDLTTREYALLEYLILNKGKIISRVDISERVWSLNLDSSTNVIDVYISYLRKKIDKDFSPKLLHTIVGMGYVLREE; from the coding sequence ATGAAAGTCCTTTTAGTTGAAGACGAAGAGCGGTTAGCATCGTTCATCCGCAAAGGCATATCGGCTGAGGGGTACGAAGTCGATGTGGCCTATGATGGTCGGGCAGGGCTATCGCTTTTTCGCAGAGATATTTATGACATTATCATTCTGGATGTAAACATTCCATTGCTAAATGGTTTTGATTTATGTCAGTTGATTCGATCGGAAAATGAAGTTGTACCAGTGCTGATGCTGACGGCGCTGGATAGTCTGTCTAATAAAACCGACGGCTTCAACGCCGGAGCCGATGATTATCTGGCTAAGCCATTTGAATTTCAGGAATTGCTTTTACGGCTCCGCGCGCTTACCCGTCGAAACGGCCCTAAGCAGAAACAACGACTTCAACTGGCTGATCTGGAACTGAATCTGGATACCAAAACGGTTACCCGAGCGGGCAAACGTATTGATCTGACCACACGTGAATACGCGCTGCTGGAATATTTGATCCTTAACAAAGGCAAAATCATTTCGCGGGTCGACATCAGTGAGCGAGTTTGGAGTCTCAATCTGGATAGTAGTACTAACGTGATCGATGTATATATCAGCTATTTGCGCAAAAAAATTGATAAGGATTTTTCGCCCAAACTGTTACATACAATTGTCGGCATGGGGTATGTGCTTCGGGAAGAGTAA
- a CDS encoding sensor histidine kinase, translating into MLIRNRLTIIFTLLAMAIQITLSLLVWYFYSLYRQEEFYSRLEGKARVAGRVLISRRHLHDDFFKNMVRTDLLTIVEEQISIFDQRHNLVFTNRTLKESDYYKEKIPLLATNSLFEFEHGHLESIVIPYQDRGQTFYIFASGYDRIGFAKLGTLQEILLLANLLGFALIVLAGWYFSGRVLKPISRIVDEVEQITATHLHKRVNEGNQRDEIAQLAMTFNQMLFRLEDAFVSQRSFVSHASHELRTPLTNTLGTLETSLRYDQNPADWRESMEVAIEELKKVITLTNGLLGLAKVTDGPVALTTVQVDDCLLTAISQVQVRYPGRNIPLQFKASAEDGAFTVKGNTMLLTTVFLNVLDNACKYSSDAVAVELQAKESQISIKVTDQGRGISESDITHIFDPLYRGKNVEGVPGYGIGLAVTQKIIDLHQGSLQIHSVMTQGTSVTIRLPSPI; encoded by the coding sequence ATGCTCATTCGCAATCGTCTGACAATCATTTTTACCCTACTCGCAATGGCTATTCAGATAACGCTGTCCTTGCTGGTCTGGTATTTTTATTCATTATATCGTCAGGAAGAGTTTTATAGTCGGCTGGAAGGAAAAGCCCGTGTAGCCGGTCGGGTGCTGATTTCCCGGAGGCATCTGCACGATGATTTTTTTAAGAATATGGTACGGACGGATTTGCTGACGATTGTGGAGGAGCAGATCAGTATTTTCGATCAACGGCACAATCTGGTCTTTACCAACCGTACTTTAAAAGAGTCGGATTATTATAAAGAGAAGATACCGCTGCTGGCTACCAACTCCTTATTTGAGTTTGAACATGGCCATCTCGAATCCATCGTTATTCCTTATCAGGATCGGGGGCAAACGTTCTATATCTTCGCTTCCGGGTACGACCGTATCGGGTTTGCCAAGCTGGGTACTTTACAGGAAATTCTGTTACTGGCCAACCTGCTGGGTTTTGCGCTAATTGTACTGGCAGGCTGGTATTTTTCGGGTAGAGTATTGAAGCCGATTTCGCGCATTGTCGATGAGGTTGAACAAATTACAGCTACGCATTTGCACAAACGTGTGAATGAGGGTAATCAACGCGACGAAATCGCGCAGCTTGCCATGACCTTCAACCAGATGCTTTTTCGGCTGGAGGATGCCTTTGTATCCCAGCGCAGCTTTGTTTCTCATGCATCCCACGAACTCCGAACTCCCCTGACCAACACGTTGGGCACGTTAGAAACGTCACTTCGCTACGACCAGAACCCGGCCGACTGGCGAGAAAGTATGGAAGTGGCTATTGAAGAACTTAAAAAAGTGATTACGCTAACCAATGGATTGCTCGGTTTAGCCAAAGTAACTGATGGCCCTGTCGCCCTTACGACCGTTCAGGTAGATGATTGTCTGCTTACAGCCATTAGTCAGGTACAAGTCAGGTATCCAGGTCGGAATATACCCCTTCAATTCAAGGCAAGTGCGGAAGATGGAGCGTTTACCGTAAAAGGTAATACGATGCTCTTGACCACGGTGTTTCTAAATGTTTTGGATAATGCCTGTAAATATTCCAGCGATGCCGTCGCTGTTGAATTGCAGGCCAAAGAAAGTCAGATTAGTATAAAGGTAACCGATCAGGGGCGGGGCATTTCTGAGAGCGATATAACACACATTTTCGATCCGCTTTACCGAGGGAAAAACGTAGAGGGTGTACCTGGATATGGTATTGGTCTGGCAGTAACGCAAAAAATCATTGACTTACATCAAGGGAGTCTTCAGATACATTCTGTTATGACACAGGGAACGTCTGTTACGATTCGATTACCAAGTCCGATCTGA